The region CTTGCAGATCGGCACCCCGTATCCCGAGGCCACCCCCAACGGCTGCAGCATGGACGTGAACATGACGCGCCCGGACAACGCCACCATCCTGATGCTGCGCGACCCGGCCATCGCGGTGGTGCTGCCGGTGGTGTACTCGCTGGTGGCGCTGGTGAGCATCCCGGGCAACCTGTTCTCGCTGTGGGTGCTCTGCCGGCACATCGGGCCCAAGACGCCGTCGGTCATCTTCATGATCAACCTGAGCGTCACGGACCTCATGCTGGCCTGCGTGCTGCCGTTCCAGATCTACTACCACTGCAACGGCAACCACTGGGTGTTCGGCGTGCTGCTCTGCAACGCCGTCACCGTGGCCTTCTACGCCAACATGTACTCGTCCATCCTCACCATGACCTGCATCAGCGTGGACCGCTTCCTGGGCGTCGTGTACCCGCTGGCGTCCGCACGGTGGCGCCGCCGCCGCTACGCGCTGGCGGCCTGCGCCGGCacgtggctgctgctgctggcggCGCTGTCCCCGCTGGCGCGCACCGACCTCACCTACGCGGTGGACGCGCTGGGCATCGTCACCTTGCTTCGACGTGCTCAAGTCCAACATGCTGCCCAGCGTGGCCATGTGGGCCGCCTTCCCTCTTCACGCTCTTCGTCGTGCTCTTCCTCATCCCCTTCGTGGTCACCGTGGCCTGCTACACCGCCACCATCCTGACGCTGCTGCGCTCCGCCGACCGCCACGGCCGCGCGCAGCGGCGCCGCGCCGTCTCGCTGGCCGCCGTGGTGCTGCTCGCCTTCGTCGCCTGCTTCGCCCCCAACAACTTCGTGCTCCTGGTGCACATGGTCAGCCGCCTCTTCCTGGGCCGCAGCTACTACCACATCTACAAGCTCACGCTCTGCCTCAGCTGCCTCAACAACTGCCTGGACCCCTTCGTCTACTACTTCGCGTCCAGCGAGTTCCAGCTGCGCCTCCGCGACTACCTGGGCTACGGCCCGCTGCCCGCCGCCGACAGCCCGGACAGCCGCCACGAGAGCCTCTTCTCCGGGCGGACCCTGTCCGCGCGCTCCGTGGACGGGCAGGAGGCGCCCGAGAGGCCCAGCGTGAAACGGCAGGAGAGCGTGTTCTGAGACAGGCACCCCTCATCGCG is a window of Bos taurus isolate L1 Dominette 01449 registration number 42190680 breed Hereford chromosome 26, ARS-UCD2.0, whole genome shotgun sequence DNA encoding:
- the LOC112444479 gene encoding LOW QUALITY PROTEIN: P2Y purinoceptor 8-like (The sequence of the model RefSeq protein was modified relative to this genomic sequence to represent the inferred CDS: deleted 2 bases in 2 codons) translates to MDVNMTRPDNATILMLRDPAIAVVLPVVYSLVALVSIPGNLFSLWVLCRHIGPKTPSVIFMINLSVTDLMLACVLPFQIYYHCNGNHWVFGVLLCNAVTVAFYANMYSSILTMTCISVDRFLGVVYPLASARWRRRRYALAACAGTWLLLLAALSPLARTDLTYAVDALGIVTCFDVLKSNMLPSVAMWAAFLFTLFVVLFLIPFVVTVACYTATILTLLRSADRHGRAQRRRAVSLAAVVLLAFVACFAPNNFVLLVHMVSRLFLGRSYYHIYKLTLCLSCLNNCLDPFVYYFASSEFQLRLRDYLGYGPLPAADSPDSRHESLFSGRTLSARSVDGQEAPERPSVKRQESVF